A genomic window from Candidatus Kouleothrix ribensis includes:
- a CDS encoding response regulator, producing MYEKILVVDDEPSIVDVLTRFLTREGYSVVTAANGREALDRVQAEQPDLILLDVTMPEIDGFTVCQRLKEDERTALIPITMLTGLDDREHRTRGIEAGADDFLTKPFEQSILRARIRSQLRLKHLTDQLEHTERVIFMLAAAVEAKDAYTEGHLRRLRAYSERLALAFGLDPKEVRAVRYGGILHDIGKIGVDEAIIRKPGPLTPEETIQMRRHPEIGAQIISQMRFARDVAPIISAHHEYWDGSGYPRGLKGEDIPIGARIITIVDAYDAMTTDRPYRAALGLDEAVRRLRAGRGTQFEPEMLDVFLDLIARGTLLTERSPFDGFGDDDL from the coding sequence ATGTACGAGAAGATTCTCGTCGTTGATGACGAGCCATCGATTGTTGATGTCTTGACCCGGTTTCTCACCCGTGAAGGCTATAGTGTTGTAACCGCCGCGAATGGTCGCGAGGCGCTCGATCGGGTTCAGGCAGAGCAGCCCGACCTGATTCTGCTCGACGTGACGATGCCCGAGATCGATGGTTTTACGGTGTGTCAGCGTCTGAAAGAGGATGAGCGCACCGCGTTGATCCCGATCACGATGCTGACCGGGCTCGACGATCGCGAGCATCGCACGCGCGGGATCGAGGCCGGCGCCGACGACTTTCTGACCAAGCCGTTCGAGCAGAGCATCCTGCGGGCGCGCATCCGCTCGCAGCTGCGCCTGAAGCACCTGACCGATCAGCTCGAACACACCGAGCGCGTGATCTTTATGCTGGCGGCCGCAGTCGAGGCCAAAGATGCCTATACCGAGGGGCACCTGCGGCGCCTGCGCGCCTACTCCGAGCGGCTGGCACTGGCGTTTGGCCTTGATCCCAAAGAGGTGCGGGCCGTGCGCTATGGCGGCATACTACACGATATCGGCAAGATCGGCGTCGACGAGGCGATCATTCGTAAGCCCGGCCCGCTGACGCCCGAGGAGACGATTCAGATGCGCCGGCACCCCGAGATCGGCGCACAGATCATCTCGCAGATGCGGTTTGCACGCGACGTAGCGCCGATCATTAGCGCGCACCACGAGTATTGGGATGGCAGCGGCTACCCGCGCGGCCTGAAGGGCGAGGATATCCCGATCGGCGCGCGGATCATTACGATCGTCGACGCCTACGACGCGATGACGACCGATCGGCCGTACCGTGCCGCGCTGGGCCTCGACGAGGCGGTGCGGCGCTTGCGCGCCGGCCGCGGCACGCAGTTCGAGCCGGAAATGCTCGATGTGTTTCTCGATCTGATCGCCCGCGGCACCCTGCTGACCGAGCGCAGTCCGTTCGATGGGTTTGGCGACGACGATCTATGA
- a CDS encoding B12-binding domain-containing protein, producing the protein MAQPPLLGQLSLSPVFNTKAVARETGVPADTFRAWERRYGVPRPQRTAGGHRLYSERDMAIIRWLRDRTVEGVNISHAVVLLTNTIDSAAEEPASNTDSRALSRVLDEFTQALSEFDLHQAERLVSEAFSLYPFEQVLLDMIQPAMIEIGERWHRGEINVAAEHFATQFVRRKLAGLLNVFEGGSHRATIIVGCAPGELHDLGMLMSALFLVRRGWHVVYLGPQVPLADLLETVGAVKPSLVCMSASTIETAMELVKVGHALHDTYPQVYFGYGGRAFNVNPELCDTIQGTFLGHDSRALVDIVGGLMARNSSAGQE; encoded by the coding sequence ATGGCGCAACCTCCCCTTCTAGGGCAGCTCTCGCTTTCGCCCGTGTTCAATACCAAGGCGGTCGCTCGCGAGACGGGTGTGCCAGCCGATACATTCCGAGCCTGGGAGCGGCGCTATGGTGTGCCGCGACCGCAGCGCACCGCCGGTGGGCATCGGCTCTACTCCGAGCGCGATATGGCAATTATTCGCTGGCTGCGTGATCGTACGGTTGAAGGGGTGAATATCAGCCACGCCGTGGTGCTGCTGACGAATACGATTGACTCGGCAGCCGAAGAGCCGGCCAGCAACACCGATTCGCGCGCGCTGAGCCGCGTGCTCGACGAGTTTACGCAGGCGTTGAGCGAGTTTGATCTACACCAGGCTGAGCGGCTGGTGAGCGAGGCGTTCTCGCTCTACCCATTCGAGCAAGTGCTGCTCGACATGATCCAGCCAGCGATGATCGAGATCGGCGAGCGCTGGCATCGCGGCGAGATCAATGTAGCAGCCGAGCATTTTGCGACACAGTTTGTACGGCGTAAGCTGGCCGGCCTACTGAATGTGTTCGAGGGTGGCAGCCACCGCGCCACGATCATCGTCGGCTGCGCGCCGGGCGAGCTACACGATCTGGGCATGCTGATGTCGGCCCTATTCCTGGTGCGCCGCGGCTGGCATGTGGTGTACCTTGGCCCGCAGGTGCCACTGGCCGATCTGCTCGAGACGGTTGGCGCCGTCAAGCCCAGCCTGGTGTGCATGTCGGCTTCGACGATCGAGACGGCGATGGAGCTAGTGAAGGTGGGGCACGCACTGCACGATACCTACCCGCAGGTGTATTTTGGCTATGGTGGGCGGGCGTTTAATGTCAACCCCGAGCTGTGCGATACCATACAAGGTACGTTCCTTGGCCACGACTCGCGCGCACTGGTCGATATTGTAGGCGGGCTGATGGCGCGCAACTCATCGGCGGGTCAGGAGTAG
- a CDS encoding trypsin-like peptidase domain-containing protein yields the protein MHIRGLVLVGLLSALLAACSPGDLPLPNGGGATAAPVPSSEPAATANLPATPAPAVATAAPLPALVPVPTLAAEQLGALEQQQQVLIELYRRASPAVVSIDVAGQHPAVDGAPTPDQTIPFAQGSGFLFDDQGRIVTNNHVVERASSFQVRFADGTVLPATLIGADPGSDLAVLKVDTLPPGVAPLTLADSTLVEVGQTAIAIGNPFGERNTLTVGVVSGLGRSLSGPRSSQGGRFAITNVIQTDASINPGNSGGPLLNIRGEVIGVNTAIRSDSGVFEGIGYAVPSNTVMRVVPVLIRERRYRHPWLGVGMRDIDPLLAKRFELAAPQGVLITNVQRNSPAEQAGLRAGTRSGDYGGEPVVYDGDIVTAINGQAVRSGDELVGYLEQNTRVGDTVTLTLLRAGQPQQLKVVLGSRPNE from the coding sequence ATGCATATACGCGGCCTCGTGCTGGTGGGCCTGCTGAGCGCGCTGTTGGCGGCTTGCTCGCCCGGCGATCTCCCACTGCCGAATGGCGGCGGCGCGACAGCCGCGCCCGTGCCCAGCAGCGAGCCGGCCGCCACGGCCAACCTGCCGGCCACACCGGCGCCGGCCGTGGCCACCGCCGCGCCGCTGCCCGCGCTGGTGCCGGTGCCCACGCTGGCGGCCGAGCAGCTGGGCGCGCTCGAGCAGCAGCAGCAGGTGCTGATCGAGCTGTATCGCCGAGCCAGCCCGGCGGTAGTCAGCATCGACGTGGCCGGCCAGCACCCGGCGGTCGATGGCGCGCCTACACCCGATCAGACCATCCCATTCGCGCAGGGCTCGGGCTTTCTGTTCGACGACCAGGGCCGGATCGTGACCAATAACCACGTGGTCGAGCGTGCATCGAGCTTTCAGGTGCGCTTCGCCGACGGCACCGTGCTGCCCGCGACGCTCATCGGCGCCGACCCCGGCAGCGACCTGGCGGTGCTGAAAGTCGATACGCTGCCGCCCGGCGTGGCGCCGCTGACGCTAGCCGACTCGACGCTCGTCGAGGTGGGGCAGACGGCGATTGCGATCGGCAACCCGTTTGGGGAGCGCAACACCCTGACGGTTGGCGTGGTCAGCGGGCTTGGGCGCAGCCTGAGCGGGCCGCGCAGCAGCCAGGGTGGCCGCTTCGCCATCACGAATGTGATCCAGACCGACGCGTCGATCAACCCCGGCAACTCGGGCGGGCCGCTGCTCAACATCCGCGGCGAGGTGATTGGCGTGAACACGGCCATCCGCAGCGACAGCGGTGTATTCGAGGGGATCGGCTACGCCGTGCCGTCGAATACGGTGATGCGGGTGGTGCCTGTGCTGATCCGCGAGCGGCGCTACCGCCACCCGTGGCTTGGCGTGGGCATGCGCGATATCGACCCGCTGCTGGCCAAGCGCTTCGAGCTGGCGGCGCCGCAGGGCGTGCTGATCACCAACGTGCAGCGGAATAGCCCGGCCGAGCAGGCCGGGCTGCGCGCGGGCACCCGTAGCGGCGACTATGGCGGCGAGCCGGTGGTGTACGATGGCGATATCGTCACTGCGATCAACGGCCAGGCGGTGCGCAGCGGCGACGAGCTGGTCGGCTACCTTGAGCAGAACACACGTGTGGGCGACACCGTGACGCTGACGCTGCTGCGCGCCGGGCAGCCGCAGCAGCTCAAGGTTGTGCTTGGCAGCCGGCCAAATGAGTGA
- the moaA gene encoding GTP 3',8-cyclase MoaA — protein sequence MPTDELRTTTIPLYTPESRGPLPAYATDAPAHDTFGRRINYLRISLTDRCNFRCVYCMPALGMQFLPRPELLTSDELLRVVRAAAAAGFQKIRLTGGEPTLRPDLVEIVGAIKATPGIEHVALTTNALRLGKLAQPLKDAGLDRVNVSIDTLDPQRFRQITRGGKLELVWEGIAAADQVGLHPIKLNAVVVRGLNDDEVPQLAALTLTYPWEMRFIEVMPLTGVADVAEDGVVKSEELIAQLTAIHGPLEDLGLAPSDSARRYRIAGARGKLGFISAVSDPFCASCNRMRLTADGRLHLCLLRDDEVDLRAALRGGASQQQIEQIVRHAVALKPWGHGLPEHILPRLRGMSQLGG from the coding sequence ATGCCAACCGATGAGCTGCGAACGACGACGATCCCGCTCTACACGCCTGAGTCGCGCGGGCCGCTGCCGGCCTACGCCACCGATGCGCCCGCGCACGACACGTTCGGCCGGCGGATCAACTACCTGCGCATCTCGCTGACCGATCGCTGCAACTTCCGCTGCGTATACTGCATGCCGGCGCTGGGCATGCAGTTCTTGCCGCGCCCCGAGCTGCTCACCAGCGATGAACTGCTGCGGGTGGTGCGCGCCGCCGCTGCGGCCGGCTTTCAGAAGATCCGCCTGACCGGCGGTGAGCCGACCCTGCGGCCCGATCTGGTTGAGATCGTCGGCGCGATCAAGGCGACCCCCGGCATCGAGCATGTGGCCCTGACCACCAATGCACTGCGGCTGGGCAAGCTGGCCCAGCCGCTGAAAGATGCCGGGCTCGACCGCGTGAACGTGAGTATCGACACGCTCGACCCGCAGCGCTTCCGCCAGATCACCCGCGGTGGCAAGCTCGAGCTGGTGTGGGAAGGCATCGCCGCAGCCGACCAGGTTGGCCTGCACCCGATCAAGCTGAACGCGGTGGTGGTGCGCGGGCTGAACGACGACGAGGTGCCGCAGCTGGCTGCCCTGACGCTGACTTACCCGTGGGAGATGCGCTTCATCGAGGTGATGCCGCTTACCGGCGTGGCCGATGTGGCCGAAGATGGTGTGGTGAAGAGCGAGGAGCTGATCGCCCAGCTTACGGCGATCCACGGCCCGCTCGAAGATCTGGGGCTGGCGCCTAGCGACTCGGCCAGGCGCTACCGGATTGCGGGCGCGCGCGGCAAGCTGGGGTTCATCAGCGCGGTGAGCGACCCGTTCTGCGCCAGCTGTAACCGCATGCGCCTCACCGCCGATGGCCGGCTGCACCTGTGCCTGCTGCGCGACGACGAAGTCGATCTGCGCGCGGCACTGCGCGGCGGCGCGTCGCAGCAGCAGATCGAGCAGATTGTGCGCCACGCCGTAGCGCTCAAACCCTGGGGCCATGGCCTACCCGAGCACATCCTGCCGCGCTTGCGCGGCATGTCGCAGCTCGGCGGCTAG
- a CDS encoding DUF309 domain-containing protein, translated as MIDTYREGIRLFNAGEFWHAHEQWEICWLGSGEPDATFYKGVIQAAAALVHWQKHNPRGLRRNWEKSRPKLLALPAVMHGLDLRALVADMDSFVRADGAGAPPQLQLAGR; from the coding sequence ATGATCGACACATATCGTGAAGGCATTCGGCTGTTCAACGCGGGTGAATTCTGGCATGCACACGAGCAATGGGAAATCTGCTGGCTTGGTTCTGGTGAGCCCGACGCAACATTCTATAAAGGCGTGATCCAGGCCGCTGCGGCGCTGGTACACTGGCAGAAGCACAACCCGCGTGGGCTGCGCCGCAACTGGGAAAAAAGCCGCCCCAAGCTGCTGGCGCTGCCGGCAGTGATGCACGGCCTCGATCTGCGTGCGCTTGTGGCCGATATGGACAGTTTCGTGCGTGCTGATGGAGCCGGCGCCCCCCCACAGCTACAGCTGGCCGGGCGGTAA
- a CDS encoding phytoene/squalene synthase family protein yields the protein MSLSHSHGWIPLAQGEREVPHSEASALLAALRRIAEPEEPARAEAARSPRPTIMLPDAYRTCVEITRTHSRSFFLSTQLLPPDKRSAIRALYAFCRTSDDIVDRPCQDATQALATWVSQVQAAEAPPDSAVLLAWNDTSARYHVPAYLANELLAGIAMDLTVNRYATFDDLWLYCYRVASVVGLISMHIIGYREGAAGYAIRLGVALQLTNILRDVGEDAQRGRVYLPLEDLARFGLTDDDILNGRRDAAFRSLMRFEIARAHRLYEESWDGIRLLNADGRLAIAAAAQIYRGILDKIVACDFNVFVQRAYVPLPTKLLLLWQVRRRLRGEAWE from the coding sequence GTGTCGCTTAGCCATTCTCATGGTTGGATTCCGCTTGCCCAGGGCGAGCGTGAGGTTCCACACAGCGAGGCCTCGGCGCTGCTGGCGGCTCTGCGGCGCATAGCCGAGCCTGAGGAGCCGGCGCGCGCCGAGGCGGCACGTTCGCCCCGTCCGACGATTATGCTGCCGGATGCGTATCGCACCTGCGTCGAGATTACCCGCACGCACTCACGCAGCTTCTTCCTGAGCACGCAGCTGCTGCCGCCCGATAAACGCAGCGCCATTCGCGCACTCTACGCGTTCTGCCGCACCAGCGACGATATCGTCGATCGCCCATGCCAGGATGCGACTCAGGCACTGGCCACCTGGGTTTCGCAGGTGCAGGCCGCCGAAGCGCCGCCCGATAGCGCGGTGCTGCTGGCCTGGAACGATACCTCGGCGCGCTACCATGTGCCGGCCTACCTGGCTAACGAGCTGCTGGCCGGGATCGCGATGGATCTGACGGTCAATCGCTATGCAACATTCGACGATCTGTGGCTCTACTGCTATCGCGTGGCCTCGGTGGTCGGCCTGATCTCGATGCATATCATCGGCTATCGCGAGGGTGCGGCGGGCTACGCCATCCGGCTGGGCGTGGCGCTTCAGCTGACGAATATCCTCCGCGATGTCGGCGAGGATGCCCAGCGCGGCCGTGTGTACCTGCCGCTGGAAGATCTGGCGCGTTTCGGACTGACCGACGACGATATTCTGAATGGCCGGCGCGACGCGGCATTTCGTAGCCTGATGCGCTTCGAGATTGCGCGCGCACACCGGTTGTACGAGGAATCATGGGATGGTATCAGGCTGTTGAACGCCGACGGCCGGCTTGCGATTGCCGCTGCGGCCCAGATCTATCGCGGCATTCTCGATAAGATCGTCGCCTGCGATTTCAATGTGTTTGTGCAGCGCGCGTATGTGCCGCTGCCAACCAAGCTGCTGCTGCTCTGGCAGGTGCGCCGGCGCCTGCGCGGCGAGGCGTGGGAATAA
- a CDS encoding methyltransferase domain-containing protein yields the protein MYNELLPYLVCPRCRATLVLQHAVSDPLNEIIGGELACAGCRAAYPIRDGIADLLGPARPPTPAQITNEWRLTAWLYERAWRPFALTLLSREPFPYRRELPLLAELIQPQRGGLFLDVACSNGLYARALTRARRGAPGHVLGIDHALPMLAQARRFARAARLRISFVRAEAQALPVGAGLAAGVAIGGSLNEIGDLGGCLAEVRRVLAPGGRLVAMTLARAATPAGRLVQAGLQPGGIMFWSLEELTAQLARHGLHTVAVRQDGLVMFHQAEPGA from the coding sequence GTGTATAACGAGCTGCTGCCGTACCTGGTATGCCCGCGCTGCCGGGCCACGCTTGTGCTACAGCACGCGGTTAGCGATCCCCTGAACGAGATTATCGGCGGCGAGCTGGCATGCGCTGGTTGCCGCGCGGCCTACCCCATTCGCGACGGTATCGCCGATCTGCTCGGCCCCGCGCGCCCGCCGACCCCCGCCCAGATCACGAATGAATGGCGACTGACCGCCTGGCTCTACGAGCGGGCCTGGCGGCCGTTTGCGCTGACATTGCTGAGCCGCGAGCCGTTTCCCTACCGGCGCGAGCTGCCGCTGCTGGCCGAGCTGATCCAGCCACAGCGCGGCGGCCTGTTTCTCGATGTTGCCTGTTCGAACGGATTGTACGCCCGGGCGCTCACGCGGGCACGGCGCGGCGCACCGGGGCATGTGCTGGGCATCGATCACGCACTGCCGATGCTGGCGCAGGCGCGCAGGTTTGCGCGCGCGGCCCGGCTGCGGATCAGCTTTGTGCGCGCCGAGGCGCAGGCGCTGCCGGTTGGTGCCGGGCTGGCCGCCGGTGTGGCGATCGGCGGCTCGCTGAACGAGATTGGCGATCTCGGCGGCTGCCTGGCCGAGGTGCGCCGCGTGCTGGCGCCTGGCGGCCGCCTGGTGGCGATGACACTGGCGCGCGCGGCTACGCCGGCCGGCCGGCTGGTGCAGGCCGGGCTGCAGCCCGGCGGGATCATGTTCTGGTCGCTCGAAGAGCTGACGGCGCAGCTGGCACGCCATGGCCTGCACACCGTCGCGGTACGCCAGGATGGCCTGGTCATGTTCCACCAGGCTGAGCCTGGCGCGTAG
- the aroA gene encoding 3-phosphoshikimate 1-carboxyvinyltransferase encodes MTTIAITPALRPLDALARIPGSKSITNRALLLAALAEGVSTLEGVLFSDDSHWFIDGLQRLGVAVEADRAAEQVRVHGLGAGPPATAAELWVELAGTAARFLLAYAALGQGHYTIDGNARMRQRPMADLIGTLNRLGSYCHSLGEHGGLPIRMEACGLRGGMAELAGDKTSQFLSALLMVAPYAERDVELVMTTPLAATPYIDMTTTLMAAFGATVERVGYERFQVRAGQRYAARAYRIEPDASNASYFFAAAAATAGRVRVAGLGRDAIQGDVAFLAILEQMGCTITAGDGWIELQGPAQLRGVDVDLSKLPDMAITLAALAPFADRPTTIRNVALIRHHETDRIAALVTELRKLGVVVNEYPDGLAIEPGWQHGAVIDSHHDHRMAMGFAVAGLKIPGLRIAGAEAVAKTFPDFFERFADLLG; translated from the coding sequence ATGACCACGATCGCGATCACACCCGCGCTGCGGCCGCTCGACGCGCTCGCACGCATCCCCGGCTCGAAGAGCATCACCAACCGCGCGCTGCTGCTGGCCGCGCTGGCCGAGGGCGTATCTACGCTCGAGGGCGTGCTGTTCAGCGACGACAGCCACTGGTTCATCGATGGGCTTCAGCGCCTGGGCGTGGCGGTCGAGGCCGATCGTGCTGCTGAGCAGGTGCGTGTGCATGGGCTTGGCGCTGGCCCGCCGGCCACCGCAGCCGAGCTGTGGGTCGAGCTGGCCGGCACGGCGGCGCGCTTTCTGCTGGCCTATGCGGCGCTGGGCCAGGGCCACTACACCATCGACGGCAACGCGCGCATGCGCCAGCGGCCTATGGCTGATCTGATCGGCACACTGAACCGGTTGGGCAGCTACTGCCACAGCCTGGGCGAGCATGGCGGCCTGCCCATCCGCATGGAGGCGTGCGGCCTGCGCGGCGGCATGGCCGAACTAGCCGGCGACAAGACCAGCCAGTTTCTTTCGGCGCTGCTGATGGTAGCGCCATACGCCGAGCGCGATGTCGAGCTGGTGATGACCACGCCACTGGCTGCGACGCCGTATATCGACATGACCACGACGCTGATGGCGGCGTTTGGTGCGACGGTCGAGCGCGTGGGCTACGAACGCTTCCAGGTGCGGGCCGGCCAGCGCTACGCCGCGCGCGCATACCGGATCGAACCCGATGCCTCGAATGCCTCATATTTCTTTGCAGCGGCGGCAGCCACCGCCGGGCGGGTGCGCGTCGCCGGGCTTGGGCGCGACGCAATCCAGGGGGATGTCGCATTTCTTGCGATACTCGAGCAGATGGGCTGCACGATCACTGCTGGCGATGGCTGGATCGAGCTGCAGGGGCCAGCGCAGCTGCGCGGCGTCGATGTCGATTTGAGCAAGCTGCCCGATATGGCGATCACCCTGGCGGCGCTGGCACCATTTGCCGACCGCCCAACCACGATTCGGAATGTTGCGCTGATCCGGCATCACGAAACCGACCGGATCGCGGCGCTGGTGACCGAGCTGCGCAAGCTAGGCGTTGTGGTGAACGAATACCCCGACGGCCTGGCGATTGAGCCGGGTTGGCAGCATGGCGCGGTGATCGACTCGCACCATGATCACCGGATGGCGATGGGCTTCGCGGTGGCCGGGCTGAAGATACCAGGGCTGCGGATCGCCGGCGCCGAGGCAGTTGCCAAGACGTTCCCCGATTTCTTCGAGCGTTTCGCGGATCTGCTCGGGTAA
- a CDS encoding DUF1731 domain-containing protein produces MKRVIVTGATGMVGQALCRRLVAQGYALVVFSRDPQQARRAVPGAAEYVAWSPSDDGAWAGAIDGAYGVIHLAGASLFGKRWSTAYKREIITSREVGTRGLVNAMAKAQARPQVFVSMSAVGFYGPHGAEALDERAGPGADFLAQVCQAWEGAAARAEELGVRTVRFRSGVVLSAAARKGLPIDLGKLSLDRPGLVLDTEAGAFPLLQLPFFFFAGGPILPGTQYLSWIHLDDTVGLLMLALEDARARGPLNATSPDPQTNRAIAQAIGRAMGRPAWLPVPGFAMKLLLGEMADMITTGQRVLPTQAQALGYSFAFASCAQAIRALLGR; encoded by the coding sequence ATGAAACGAGTGATTGTTACCGGGGCTACCGGCATGGTCGGCCAGGCGCTCTGCCGGCGGCTGGTGGCGCAGGGCTACGCGCTGGTGGTGTTCTCGCGCGATCCGCAGCAGGCGCGCCGGGCCGTGCCGGGCGCCGCCGAGTATGTTGCATGGTCGCCTTCGGACGATGGCGCGTGGGCCGGCGCGATCGACGGCGCGTACGGCGTGATCCACCTGGCCGGCGCCTCGCTGTTCGGTAAGCGCTGGAGCACCGCCTACAAGCGCGAGATCATAACCAGCCGCGAGGTTGGCACGCGCGGCCTGGTGAATGCGATGGCGAAAGCCCAGGCCCGGCCGCAGGTGTTCGTCAGTATGTCGGCGGTGGGGTTCTATGGGCCGCACGGCGCCGAGGCGCTCGATGAACGTGCCGGGCCGGGCGCCGATTTTCTGGCGCAGGTGTGCCAGGCCTGGGAAGGTGCGGCCGCGCGCGCCGAAGAGCTGGGCGTGCGCACGGTGCGCTTCCGCAGCGGTGTGGTGCTGAGCGCGGCTGCGCGCAAAGGCCTGCCGATCGACCTGGGCAAACTGTCGCTCGATCGGCCGGGCCTGGTGCTCGACACCGAGGCCGGCGCGTTTCCGCTGCTGCAGCTGCCGTTCTTCTTCTTCGCGGGCGGGCCGATCTTGCCCGGCACGCAATACCTCTCGTGGATCCACCTCGACGACACCGTGGGCCTGCTGATGCTGGCGCTGGAGGATGCGCGCGCGCGTGGGCCGCTGAACGCCACCTCGCCCGACCCGCAGACCAACCGGGCGATTGCGCAGGCGATCGGGCGCGCGATGGGCCGGCCGGCCTGGCTGCCGGTGCCTGGCTTCGCCATGAAGCTGCTGCTCGGCGAGATGGCCGACATGATCACCACTGGCCAGCGCGTGCTGCCCACGCAGGCCCAGGCGCTGGGCTACAGCTTTGCCTTCGCAAGCTGCGCACAGGCTATCCGCGCGCTGCTAGGCCGGTAG
- a CDS encoding iron-sulfur cluster assembly accessory protein: MAVIEQDLIGVDAPAMPTSLLSISEVAASRLQAMMHEKALSGYGLRVFVSGGGCSGLQYGMTFDDEVREGDTTWEAFGLKLIVDPISANYLGGASIDYQQDNMLAGAFKIDNPNAVASCGCGHSFRSKDQGAGESEDYDGGYAGGGCGSCGHG, from the coding sequence ATGGCAGTAATTGAACAGGATCTGATCGGCGTGGACGCCCCGGCGATGCCTACCTCACTGCTCTCGATCAGCGAAGTGGCCGCTAGCCGGCTACAGGCGATGATGCACGAGAAAGCCCTGAGCGGCTATGGCCTGCGCGTGTTCGTATCGGGTGGCGGCTGCTCGGGCCTCCAGTATGGCATGACCTTCGACGACGAGGTGCGCGAGGGTGATACGACCTGGGAGGCGTTCGGTCTGAAGCTGATCGTCGACCCGATCAGCGCGAACTACCTGGGCGGTGCGTCGATCGATTACCAGCAAGACAATATGCTGGCCGGCGCATTCAAGATCGACAACCCCAACGCGGTAGCCAGCTGCGGCTGCGGCCACTCGTTCCGCTCCAAAGATCAGGGCGCGGGCGAGTCCGAGGACTACGATGGCGGCTACGCCGGCGGCGGCTGCGGTAGCTGCGGCCACGGCTAG
- a CDS encoding DUF2085 domain-containing protein, giving the protein MQTLPAFYQRRARPRAWPAWPYQACLWVLFLGPLAAPLFQATRLPLLADSGALARDLLALYVCPTPAKSYMLLGFPMAVCARCWGATIGLWAGWFAFKAWARGRRWAQPLAGYLAWAWPLRLLASALPFGLWSAEIVGWPAAPYWLLLINGALAGLSAGLFFCSIWPGLGATLGRSVMNDL; this is encoded by the coding sequence ATGCAGACGCTGCCAGCCTTCTATCAGCGGCGTGCGCGGCCGCGCGCGTGGCCGGCGTGGCCCTACCAGGCCTGCCTGTGGGTGCTGTTCCTGGGGCCGCTGGCGGCCCCGCTGTTCCAGGCCACGCGGCTGCCGCTGCTGGCCGACTCGGGGGCGCTCGCGCGCGATCTGCTCGCGCTGTATGTCTGCCCAACGCCCGCGAAATCGTATATGCTGCTGGGCTTCCCGATGGCGGTGTGTGCGCGCTGCTGGGGTGCGACGATCGGCCTGTGGGCTGGCTGGTTCGCCTTCAAGGCCTGGGCGCGCGGCCGACGCTGGGCGCAGCCGCTGGCGGGCTACCTGGCCTGGGCCTGGCCGCTACGCCTGCTGGCGAGCGCGCTACCGTTCGGCCTGTGGTCGGCTGAGATCGTTGGGTGGCCGGCGGCGCCCTACTGGCTGCTGCTGATCAATGGCGCGCTGGCGGGCCTATCGGCCGGCTTGTTCTTCTGCTCGATCTGGCCGGGCCTCGGCGCGACGCTCGGCCGTAGTGTGATGAACGACCTATGA